A single window of Chloroflexota bacterium DNA harbors:
- a CDS encoding ester cyclase produces the protein MSAADTNERIVRRFLDRVVAALSPEIAAELVSADAVVHDRLPGQPPGREGIVWLSELVSRAFGYLDVEVQDLVVAGDRVVARWTAKPGQKRGRGSRDLTITGIDMFRLVDGAIVEYGSQSNLGAVLEQREPRRDAAPLDVGSTVAAEIPADEAVAADDGQTAELYAALSTPAAPADAAPAPRNTLRRGKARYDAPAADADASPDASLSPIDQDRKAFRDNPDLAKGLTLNQEYRYCFIKSLVDPNLVRPVIYTPRNAVEDDRVFAMAEADIILGEVQEMTAITDALQNSDPSRGAGLMAAGVAITGDRYRWPNGRVPYAIDPALPSPTRVANAINHWQQRTGGLIQFVQRTNETDYVTFRRGGGCASSVGRMGGQQFVELALTCTTGNVIHEIGHTLGLWHEQSREDRDRFVKIMWANIQPDMMHNFFQHITDGDDIGPYDYASIMHYNATAFSSNGAATIVTPHGESIGQRIGLSDGDVAAVRALYAGRAASPASSGSSWWESLDRALPQLVEALRGVMDESEVRAAVTGGLTAGTPAGTPARASSKVVEAAVR, from the coding sequence ATGTCCGCCGCAGACACCAACGAGCGCATCGTCCGTCGATTTCTTGACCGCGTGGTAGCTGCCCTGTCGCCGGAGATCGCCGCCGAGCTGGTCTCCGCCGACGCGGTCGTGCACGACCGGCTGCCCGGCCAGCCGCCCGGCCGCGAGGGCATCGTGTGGCTCTCGGAGCTGGTCAGCCGCGCTTTCGGGTATCTCGACGTCGAGGTGCAGGATCTGGTCGTGGCCGGAGACCGGGTCGTTGCGCGCTGGACGGCGAAGCCGGGCCAGAAGCGTGGCCGTGGCTCGCGCGATCTGACGATCACCGGCATCGACATGTTCCGCCTCGTCGATGGCGCGATCGTCGAGTACGGGAGCCAGTCGAACCTCGGCGCCGTGCTGGAGCAGCGCGAACCGCGTCGTGACGCCGCGCCGCTGGATGTCGGATCTACGGTGGCCGCGGAAATACCCGCTGACGAGGCGGTGGCTGCCGACGATGGGCAGACCGCTGAGCTGTACGCGGCCCTCTCCACTCCGGCCGCCCCAGCCGACGCAGCGCCTGCACCGCGCAACACGCTCCGGCGCGGCAAGGCTCGGTACGATGCGCCCGCCGCCGACGCCGACGCTTCGCCTGATGCGAGCCTCAGCCCGATTGACCAGGACCGGAAGGCGTTCCGAGACAACCCGGATCTGGCGAAGGGCCTCACCCTCAACCAGGAGTACCGGTACTGCTTCATCAAGAGCCTGGTCGATCCGAACCTCGTCCGACCGGTCATCTACACGCCACGCAACGCGGTGGAGGACGACCGCGTCTTCGCCATGGCCGAGGCCGACATCATCCTGGGCGAGGTCCAGGAGATGACGGCGATCACCGACGCGCTGCAGAACTCCGATCCCTCTCGCGGCGCGGGGTTGATGGCGGCTGGCGTGGCGATCACCGGCGACCGGTATCGCTGGCCGAACGGCCGGGTGCCGTACGCCATCGATCCGGCCCTGCCCAGCCCGACGCGGGTCGCCAACGCGATCAACCACTGGCAGCAGCGGACCGGCGGGCTGATCCAGTTCGTCCAGCGGACCAACGAGACGGACTATGTGACGTTCCGGCGCGGCGGCGGCTGCGCCTCGTCGGTCGGGCGGATGGGCGGACAGCAGTTCGTCGAGCTGGCCCTGACCTGCACCACGGGCAACGTCATCCACGAGATCGGCCACACGCTCGGCCTGTGGCACGAGCAGAGCCGGGAGGACCGGGACCGGTTCGTCAAGATCATGTGGGCGAACATCCAGCCCGACATGATGCACAACTTCTTCCAGCACATCACCGATGGCGACGATATCGGGCCGTACGACTACGCCTCGATCATGCACTACAATGCGACGGCGTTCAGCAGCAACGGCGCGGCGACCATCGTGACGCCCCACGGGGAGTCCATCGGCCAGCGGATCGGCCTGAGCGACGGCGACGTGGCGGCGGTGCGCGCCCTCTACGCTGGCCGGGCCGCCAGCCCGGCCAGCAGCGGCAGCAGCTGGTGGGAGTCGCTCGACCGGGCGCTGCCGCAACTGGTGGAGGCGTTGCGCGGCGTCATGGACGAGTCCGAGGTTCGGGCTGCCGTGACTGGGGGGCTGACCGCTGGGACGCCTGCCGGGACGCCGGCCCGTGCGTCGTCAAAGGTGGTCGAAGCGGCTGTGCGCTGA
- a CDS encoding caspase family protein yields MPADWAASVRGRPAAGCRGQPAAGLWGGLLPDTGGIGPGHVRSGRALPGVDVGLTIDVRGGETMPTKKALIVAINDYPGERNDLPSCLDDARAFGQILLDRYGFDQNAIETYFDGAATLQTVRDRLMNWLLNGAAADDRLVFYYSGHGWRTERDGVLRECLCLYDDFLFDDELVRTSQGLPPGVLTVVLDSCHSGGLSKPFFVEQGGAELTENKVWRPDANQQDAVTVAEKSFTPIKPFGRPAMLMSEPPLTAAKTFQTDRLSRDAELAQASDPELYPVSDQSDAADATDLELNGLLLSACQADQTAAASTAATTTQEPPARLSAFTFALRRSLDALVASEGSVEQISAGRLLDTTAQELKRLGFRQTPLLQETSKSVGLGAYAFITLRPIGGAPAPTPTGPAPSTGTTTTPTWLTPDFQRLLEELSRALRPADSTPTERQHAYAGRT; encoded by the coding sequence GTGCCGGCCGACTGGGCCGCGAGTGTGCGGGGGCGTCCCGCTGCTGGCTGCCGGGGGCAGCCCGCTGCCGGACTCTGGGGCGGTCTGCTGCCGGACACCGGCGGCATCGGGCCGGGCCACGTGCGATCCGGCCGCGCGCTGCCGGGCGTCGACGTGGGGCTCACCATCGACGTGCGGGGAGGGGAGACGATGCCGACCAAGAAGGCCCTCATTGTCGCCATCAACGATTACCCGGGCGAACGGAACGATCTGCCGAGCTGTCTCGACGATGCGCGCGCGTTCGGGCAGATCCTGCTCGACCGCTACGGCTTCGATCAGAACGCCATCGAAACGTACTTCGACGGCGCGGCCACGCTGCAGACCGTGCGCGACCGGCTGATGAACTGGCTTCTGAACGGCGCGGCGGCTGACGACCGGCTGGTCTTCTACTACTCGGGGCACGGCTGGCGCACCGAGCGCGACGGCGTCCTGCGCGAGTGCCTCTGTCTCTACGACGACTTCCTGTTTGACGATGAGCTGGTCCGCACGTCTCAGGGCCTGCCGCCGGGCGTCCTGACCGTGGTGCTCGATTCCTGCCATTCTGGCGGGCTGTCCAAGCCGTTCTTCGTGGAGCAGGGCGGCGCCGAGCTGACCGAGAACAAGGTCTGGCGGCCGGACGCGAACCAGCAGGACGCCGTCACCGTGGCCGAGAAGTCGTTCACGCCGATCAAGCCGTTCGGGCGGCCGGCGATGCTGATGAGCGAGCCGCCGCTGACGGCCGCGAAGACGTTTCAGACCGACCGTCTCAGCCGCGACGCCGAGCTGGCGCAGGCGTCCGACCCGGAGCTGTACCCCGTCTCCGATCAGAGCGACGCTGCCGACGCAACGGACCTCGAGCTGAACGGGCTGCTGCTCAGCGCGTGTCAGGCCGATCAGACGGCCGCCGCCAGCACCGCCGCCACGACGACCCAGGAGCCGCCCGCGCGGCTGTCCGCCTTCACCTTTGCGCTAAGGAGGTCGCTTGATGCCCTGGTAGCGTCCGAAGGGAGCGTCGAACAGATTTCGGCTGGCCGATTGCTCGACACAACGGCCCAGGAGCTGAAGCGCCTGGGATTCAGACAAACGCCGCTGCTGCAGGAGACGAGCAAGTCTGTCGGACTCGGCGCGTACGCGTTCATCACCCTGCGGCCCATCGGCGGCGCGCCTGCGCCAACGCCGACCGGCCCGGCCCCGTCCACGGGGACCACGACGACGCCGACCTGGCTGACACCCGACTTCCAGCGGCTGCTTGAGGAGCTTTCGCGGGCCCTCAGGCCGGCCGACAGCACGCCGACCGAGCGACAGCATGCATATGCGGGGAGGACATGA
- a CDS encoding universal stress protein — protein MAQTVLVPLDGSEEGLHALPFARAAVRILGGRIVLLRVLPTGGATGDADTMAQLDGLVRLLARESIQAEAFVRRGSPEDAIRSMTTGVGASLIVMASHQRRGLDRWFGGSVTESVIHGARVPVLMVPLEGSPVPADTSPARVMVPLDGSAFAEAAVAYVRELASHRPLQVLLARIARLHVVSVAGMVLEPPDLAERVKAEAARMDDLAAVLRADGIDAIVKVVQSVHPVAAALLELASQFEAHAIMMATHGRGALAHLALGSVSTAVLEQSTLPVLLIPGPRS, from the coding sequence ATGGCGCAGACGGTGCTCGTCCCGCTGGACGGTTCGGAGGAGGGCCTGCACGCGCTGCCCTTTGCCAGGGCGGCGGTCCGGATTCTCGGTGGGCGGATCGTGCTGCTGCGCGTGCTGCCGACTGGCGGCGCCACCGGCGACGCCGACACCATGGCGCAGCTTGACGGGCTGGTGCGCCTGCTGGCCAGGGAGAGCATCCAGGCCGAAGCCTTTGTGCGTCGTGGCAGCCCGGAGGACGCGATCCGCTCGATGACGACCGGGGTGGGCGCGAGCCTGATCGTGATGGCCAGCCATCAGCGCCGAGGGCTGGACCGCTGGTTTGGTGGGAGCGTGACCGAGTCGGTGATCCACGGCGCACGGGTGCCGGTGCTGATGGTGCCGCTCGAGGGTTCGCCGGTGCCGGCCGACACATCGCCAGCGCGCGTGATGGTGCCGCTGGACGGCTCGGCCTTTGCGGAGGCTGCCGTTGCCTATGTGCGGGAGCTGGCCTCGCACCGGCCGCTGCAGGTGTTGCTGGCGCGGATCGCCCGGCTGCACGTCGTCTCGGTGGCCGGCATGGTCCTCGAGCCGCCAGACCTGGCCGAGCGCGTCAAAGCCGAGGCCGCCAGGATGGACGATCTCGCGGCCGTACTCCGCGCTGACGGCATCGACGCCATCGTGAAGGTCGTCCAGAGCGTGCACCCGGTGGCGGCTGCGCTGCTGGAGCTGGCGTCGCAGTTCGAGGCCCACGCCATCATGATGGCGACGCACGGCCGGGGTGCGCTGGCGCACCTCGCGCTGGGGAGCGTGTCGACGGCCGTGCTGGAGCAAAGCACGTTGCCGGTGCTGCTGATTCCCGGCCCGCGGTCGTAG